A window of the Syntrophus gentianae genome harbors these coding sequences:
- the aroC gene encoding chorismate synthase, giving the protein MSGSTIGTVFRVTTWGESHGSALGAVIDGCPPGLLLSEGQIQTALDKRKPGEQRFASPRQEADHVEILSGVFEGKTMGTPIALLIRNRDADSSAYEHLRTVFRPGHGDFTYYRKYGLRDHRGGGRASGRETAARVAAGAVAAQVTGTAGIEVLAYTVALGGIHISRSGEGIHKESLENDLFCPDPDAVRRMTERLAEVRQQGDTLGGIVEIVVRGCPTGLGEPVFDKMDADLAGALMSIGTVKGVEIGAGFAVADLLGSESNDPLSPGGFLSNSAGGILAGITNGEEIVLRVACKPIPSISRTQETVDTEGHSTTLSIGGRHDICVIPRIVPVCEAMVQIVLADHLLRQKAGTL; this is encoded by the coding sequence ATGTCAGGGAGTACCATAGGAACCGTCTTTCGGGTGACCACCTGGGGCGAATCTCACGGCAGCGCGCTCGGCGCCGTTATTGATGGCTGTCCGCCGGGGCTTCTGCTCTCCGAGGGGCAGATCCAAACCGCCCTGGACAAAAGAAAGCCGGGAGAGCAGCGCTTTGCCTCTCCCCGGCAGGAGGCGGACCACGTGGAAATTCTCTCCGGTGTCTTTGAGGGAAAAACAATGGGGACGCCGATTGCGCTGCTCATCCGCAATCGTGATGCGGACAGTAGTGCCTATGAGCATCTGCGAACGGTTTTTCGTCCGGGACACGGAGATTTTACCTATTACAGGAAATACGGCCTTCGAGACCATCGAGGGGGAGGGCGGGCATCGGGACGGGAAACGGCGGCCCGTGTGGCGGCAGGGGCCGTGGCCGCCCAGGTGACAGGCACTGCGGGGATTGAGGTTCTGGCCTATACGGTAGCCCTGGGGGGGATCCACATTTCCCGGAGCGGGGAGGGGATCCATAAGGAGTCCCTGGAGAACGATTTGTTCTGTCCCGATCCCGACGCCGTGCGCAGGATGACGGAGCGGCTGGCAGAAGTCCGACAGCAGGGAGATACCCTGGGAGGGATCGTGGAAATCGTTGTACGCGGCTGTCCCACCGGGCTGGGAGAGCCGGTCTTCGACAAGATGGATGCCGATCTGGCCGGGGCGCTCATGAGCATAGGCACCGTCAAAGGCGTGGAGATCGGGGCGGGTTTCGCCGTGGCGGACCTGTTGGGATCGGAAAGCAATGACCCTTTGAGTCCCGGCGGATTCCTGTCCAACTCCGCCGGCGGGATTCTGGCCGGGATCACCAACGGAGAAGAAATCGTTCTAAGGGTTGCCTGTAAGCCGATTCCCTCCATTTCCCGGACTCAGGAGACAGTCGATACGGAGGGGCATTCAACGACGCTCTCCATCGGCGGCAGACACGATATCTGTGTTATCCCGCGAATCGTCCCCGTCTGTGAGGCAATGGTGCAGATTGTCCTGGCCGATCATCTGCTGCGGCAGAAGGCCGGCACTTTATGA
- a CDS encoding prephenate dehydrogenase/arogenate dehydrogenase family protein, giving the protein MEVGIIGGKGDMGRWFGRFFENQGYSVHIADKDEGMSLEEMGKRCSVVLVSVPVSVTTEVIERIGPVMGKDALLMDITSLKVEPVDAMLRCAECDVIGTHPLFGPEVPSMDGYSFVLCPVRPGSGKWLAWLLRILKKNGARLVETSPEEHDRFMGIIQGLNHFNTMTFGLAMTALGTDIEALKPYMTPIFEEKIRIIKEVFSHNARMYSEILTRNPYLPVILESYEQTVKELKNLIDIRDAKTLEKQLQDAGNRFPEMFK; this is encoded by the coding sequence ATGGAAGTTGGCATTATCGGCGGCAAAGGGGATATGGGCCGGTGGTTCGGAAGATTTTTCGAGAACCAGGGATATTCGGTTCATATTGCAGATAAAGACGAAGGAATGAGTCTGGAAGAGATGGGGAAGCGATGTTCCGTCGTTCTCGTGAGTGTGCCCGTCAGCGTTACGACGGAGGTGATCGAACGAATCGGACCTGTCATGGGGAAAGATGCCCTGCTGATGGACATCACCTCCCTCAAGGTGGAGCCGGTAGATGCCATGCTGCGTTGTGCCGAGTGCGACGTGATTGGAACGCACCCTCTCTTCGGTCCGGAAGTGCCTTCAATGGATGGCTATTCCTTCGTTCTCTGCCCGGTCCGGCCGGGCAGCGGCAAATGGCTTGCCTGGCTGCTGAGGATTTTAAAAAAGAATGGGGCGCGACTCGTGGAGACTTCTCCGGAGGAGCATGATCGATTCATGGGCATCATCCAGGGGTTGAACCACTTCAACACCATGACCTTCGGACTTGCCATGACTGCGCTGGGGACGGATATCGAGGCACTTAAACCCTATATGACGCCGATTTTTGAGGAGAAAATCCGGATCATCAAGGAAGTGTTCAGTCACAACGCCCGCATGTATTCGGAAATCCTCACCCGGAATCCCTATCTGCCTGTCATTCTGGAGTCGTATGAACAAACGGTGAAGGAACTGAAGAATCTTATTGATATTCGTGACGCCAAAACCCTTGAGAAGCAGCTTCAGGATGCCGGAAACCGCTTTCCGGAAATGTTCAAATAG
- a CDS encoding tetratricopeptide repeat protein, with the protein MKDTINREEVGRIEKKLNEARLLLQQNKLHSSLIKFKDALESLLRTKMLPSDAKDLKEKFNIFQDLMSNTPSFIETYGPVKFRDNDAGTTLEFVNQLLIVKDQEIKGYMEEKAALSEENAQETDLPAETEDSKIEIRAKEAKSYLDNDNFEAAKEIIGKNDEILWWLLQSYNTSGIEHRRQGNFREALSDFKKALSLQPDDEGLYYNIARIHIEMNEWKEALQAISEALKINPEFIEGKNLESFIRKTSNKV; encoded by the coding sequence ATGAAAGATACCATTAATCGGGAAGAAGTTGGTCGAATAGAAAAAAAATTGAATGAAGCCAGATTACTTCTTCAGCAGAACAAATTGCACTCCTCTCTGATCAAATTTAAAGATGCTCTGGAAAGTTTGCTGAGGACAAAAATGCTGCCCTCCGATGCTAAGGATCTAAAAGAAAAATTTAATATTTTTCAGGATCTTATGTCGAATACCCCGAGTTTTATAGAAACGTATGGCCCTGTGAAATTCCGTGATAATGACGCCGGCACAACGTTGGAATTCGTCAACCAGCTGCTCATTGTTAAAGATCAGGAGATCAAGGGATATATGGAAGAAAAGGCCGCTCTGTCGGAAGAAAATGCTCAAGAAACAGATCTGCCAGCGGAGACGGAAGATTCCAAGATTGAGATTCGCGCAAAGGAAGCAAAAAGCTATCTTGATAATGATAATTTTGAAGCTGCAAAGGAAATAATAGGCAAGAACGATGAAATACTCTGGTGGCTTCTCCAGTCGTATAACACTTCAGGCATTGAACACCGCCGACAGGGAAATTTCCGTGAGGCCCTTTCCGACTTTAAAAAAGCCCTTTCCCTTCAACCAGACGATGAGGGATTGTACTACAACATCGCCCGCATCCATATCGAAATGAATGAGTGGAAAGAAGCATTACAGGCTATTTCGGAGGCTTTGAAAATCAACCCCGAGTTTATTGAGGGGAAAAATCTGGAATCCTTTATCCGCAAGACTTCAAATAAGGTTTAA
- the trmFO gene encoding methylenetetrahydrofolate--tRNA-(uracil(54)-C(5))-methyltransferase (FADH(2)-oxidizing) TrmFO has translation MSKDSPILIVGAGLAGCEAAWQLLNLGHSVVLYEMKPVKFSPAHRSNALAELVCSNSLRSNLTDNAAGLLKEEMRRMNSLIMKAADETSVPAGKALAVDRHAFSRFVEDSLKAFPRLTLIRREILDIPSDGIVIIATGPLTSDGLSQNIARITDSSYLYFYDAISPIIEGDSIDYEKVFRASRYDAQDPGDYLNCPMDKEEYEEFWKTLIEGKTVPLREFEDPKYFEGCLPIEVIASRGISTLLFGPMKPVGILNPKTGKTPYAVIQLRQENREATLFNIVGFQTKLTWPEQARIFRTIPGLEKAEFSRYGSIHRNTFINAPALLKNTLQLKKDEHIFFAGQISGVEGYIESTAMGLIAGLSASALYTGKPFLPPPPVTAMGALLNHITSTESRHFQPMNINWGLFPPLPQKVKKRERGACHALRALESLERWKSENFMES, from the coding sequence TTGAGCAAAGATTCCCCCATCCTCATTGTCGGCGCCGGTCTGGCCGGTTGCGAAGCAGCATGGCAACTCCTCAATTTGGGACATTCCGTTGTCCTCTATGAGATGAAGCCTGTGAAATTTTCACCGGCCCATCGTTCCAACGCCCTGGCAGAGCTGGTCTGCAGCAATTCGCTCCGTTCCAACTTAACGGATAACGCAGCGGGTCTTCTGAAAGAAGAAATGCGCCGGATGAATTCGCTGATCATGAAAGCGGCAGACGAAACTTCCGTTCCGGCCGGAAAGGCACTGGCCGTCGACCGCCATGCTTTTTCCCGATTTGTTGAAGATTCCCTCAAGGCCTTTCCTCGGCTGACCCTGATCCGCAGAGAAATTCTCGACATTCCGTCGGATGGTATTGTGATTATCGCCACGGGACCTCTGACTTCGGATGGCTTATCTCAAAACATCGCCAGAATAACGGACAGTTCCTATCTCTATTTTTACGACGCGATTTCACCAATCATCGAGGGAGACTCGATTGATTACGAAAAAGTGTTTCGAGCTTCCAGGTATGACGCCCAGGATCCGGGCGACTACCTGAACTGCCCCATGGATAAAGAGGAGTACGAAGAATTCTGGAAAACGCTGATCGAGGGGAAAACCGTTCCGCTTCGAGAATTTGAGGATCCAAAATATTTTGAAGGCTGCCTTCCCATTGAAGTGATCGCCAGCCGGGGAATTTCCACGCTGCTGTTCGGCCCCATGAAACCGGTGGGAATTCTCAATCCGAAAACGGGAAAAACCCCTTATGCGGTGATACAGCTTCGCCAGGAAAACCGGGAGGCAACCCTTTTTAACATCGTCGGATTTCAAACCAAGCTGACCTGGCCTGAACAAGCCCGGATATTCCGAACAATTCCCGGGCTTGAAAAGGCGGAATTTTCCAGGTATGGAAGCATCCATCGGAACACCTTCATCAATGCCCCTGCTTTATTGAAAAACACCCTGCAATTGAAGAAAGACGAGCACATTTTTTTCGCGGGACAGATCTCCGGCGTCGAAGGTTATATCGAATCAACAGCCATGGGATTGATCGCTGGATTGAGCGCCTCCGCCTTGTATACCGGCAAGCCGTTCCTTCCGCCGCCACCGGTCACTGCCATGGGTGCGCTTTTAAACCATATCACCTCTACGGAGAGCCGGCATTTTCAACCGATGAACATCAACTGGGGCTTATTTCCACCCCTGCCTCAAAAGGTAAAAAAAAGAGAGCGCGGAGCCTGTCATGCCCTTCGCGCCCTTGAATCCCTGGAACGATGGAAATCGGAAAACTTCATGGAAAGCTGA
- the topA gene encoding type I DNA topoisomerase has protein sequence MPDSLIIVESPTKVKTIKKYLGADYDVLASKGHIKDLPKKTLGIDPQNEFQPTYSILEDKKKIISDLKKAAKNVTRIFLAPDPDREGEAIAWHIAEEINLKNKEVYRVLFNDLTKNTILDALSHPCELDFNKYEAQQTRRILDRLVGYQISPLLWEKVKRGLSAGRVQSVAVRMICEREEEINSFKPEEYWNIAVQLKGANPPPFEAKLVKIHGKKAKVANAAQAQEIVSRLSVPIHGDTDALSGPSFIVSKLEKKEVKKASLPPFTTSKLQQEASRLLRFSAKKTMMTAQKLYEGIELGEEGPVGLITYMRTDSVRIAEDALQEVRSYIRGNYDPPFLPSKAHIFKNKGKTQDAHEAIRPASMNYKPQNVKNFLTADQFRLYSLIWNRFVASQMNPAIYDQTTIHVSADPYLFRAQGAILKFAGYTIVYTEGKEDKEQPDEMESGNILPDVKEDELLTLLKVQSDQKFTQPPPRFSEASLVRELEEKGIGRPSTYATILSTIQDRNYASLEQGKFHPTELGMIVTELLVKNFPKVMDVSFTASMENQLDLIEEGKQKRLDTLQEFYAPFEEDLSKAKLEMRNIKREETPTDLICDKCSSPMVIKWGRNGKFLACSNYPECKNTRNITPGNGSEKTAQGGEMTETLCPQCGKNMMVKHGRFGRFLGCSGYPDCKFTMPISLGVKCPQEGCNGQIIEKRTKRGRSFFGCSNYPDCTFALWDRPVPEPCPQCNSPFLVEKYARNEGSYKACPNKECGYRDKNE, from the coding sequence ATGCCCGATTCCCTGATCATTGTCGAATCCCCGACAAAGGTAAAAACCATCAAAAAATATCTCGGAGCGGATTATGATGTCCTGGCTTCGAAAGGGCATATCAAAGACCTGCCTAAAAAGACGCTGGGGATTGATCCGCAGAATGAATTCCAGCCCACTTACAGCATTCTCGAAGACAAAAAAAAGATCATCTCCGATTTAAAGAAAGCAGCAAAAAATGTAACCCGGATCTTTCTTGCTCCTGATCCGGATCGCGAAGGGGAGGCGATTGCCTGGCACATTGCGGAAGAAATCAATCTTAAGAATAAGGAAGTTTACCGTGTCCTCTTCAATGACCTGACGAAAAACACGATCCTGGATGCACTCAGCCATCCCTGTGAGCTGGACTTCAATAAATACGAGGCCCAGCAGACAAGACGCATCCTCGACCGGTTGGTCGGCTATCAGATCAGTCCGCTTCTCTGGGAAAAGGTTAAAAGAGGGCTCAGCGCGGGTCGCGTCCAATCTGTGGCCGTGCGGATGATCTGCGAACGGGAAGAAGAAATCAATTCGTTCAAACCGGAAGAATACTGGAACATCGCCGTCCAGCTCAAAGGCGCCAATCCTCCGCCTTTCGAAGCCAAGCTGGTCAAGATTCACGGCAAGAAGGCAAAAGTAGCGAACGCGGCACAGGCCCAGGAAATTGTCAGCCGCTTGTCGGTCCCAATCCATGGGGATACCGATGCTCTTTCAGGGCCTTCATTCATCGTCAGCAAGCTGGAAAAGAAAGAGGTCAAGAAGGCCTCCCTACCCCCTTTCACCACGAGCAAACTGCAGCAGGAAGCATCCCGGTTGCTGCGCTTTTCGGCAAAAAAAACCATGATGACGGCCCAGAAGCTCTACGAGGGGATTGAACTGGGAGAAGAAGGGCCGGTCGGACTGATTACTTACATGAGGACGGACTCCGTACGTATTGCCGAAGATGCCCTGCAGGAGGTTCGCTCTTATATCCGGGGAAATTATGATCCTCCCTTTCTACCGTCAAAAGCACATATCTTCAAAAACAAAGGGAAAACTCAGGATGCCCATGAAGCGATCCGTCCTGCTTCAATGAATTACAAACCTCAGAATGTTAAAAATTTTCTGACGGCCGATCAATTCCGCCTTTATTCGCTGATCTGGAATCGCTTCGTTGCCAGTCAGATGAATCCCGCGATTTACGATCAAACGACCATCCATGTTTCGGCTGATCCGTATCTGTTCCGTGCTCAGGGGGCAATTCTGAAATTCGCCGGTTATACCATCGTCTATACTGAGGGGAAAGAAGACAAGGAACAACCGGATGAAATGGAATCCGGCAACATCCTTCCCGATGTCAAGGAGGACGAACTTCTGACCCTTTTGAAAGTCCAGTCCGATCAGAAATTTACCCAACCGCCACCGAGATTTTCCGAAGCCTCCCTGGTTCGTGAGCTTGAAGAAAAAGGCATTGGACGCCCCAGCACCTATGCCACCATTTTGAGCACCATTCAGGATCGGAATTATGCGAGTCTGGAACAGGGCAAGTTTCATCCCACCGAATTGGGAATGATCGTCACGGAACTGCTCGTTAAAAACTTTCCCAAAGTGATGGATGTGTCTTTCACGGCCTCGATGGAAAATCAGCTCGACCTGATTGAAGAAGGAAAACAGAAGCGCCTTGACACCCTGCAGGAATTTTACGCCCCATTTGAAGAAGATCTGAGCAAAGCCAAACTCGAAATGAGAAATATCAAGCGCGAAGAGACGCCTACCGATCTGATTTGCGATAAATGTTCGAGTCCCATGGTCATTAAATGGGGAAGAAATGGGAAATTCCTTGCCTGTTCAAACTATCCCGAGTGCAAGAATACCAGAAACATCACCCCAGGCAACGGTAGTGAAAAGACGGCTCAGGGAGGTGAAATGACAGAGACCCTTTGTCCTCAATGCGGGAAGAACATGATGGTCAAACACGGCCGTTTCGGCCGCTTTCTGGGCTGTTCCGGCTATCCCGACTGTAAGTTTACGATGCCGATCAGCCTTGGAGTGAAATGCCCGCAGGAAGGCTGTAACGGTCAAATCATTGAAAAGCGCACAAAAAGGGGGCGAAGTTTCTTCGGTTGCTCCAACTATCCTGATTGCACCTTTGCCCTCTGGGATAGACCGGTCCCGGAACCCTGTCCTCAGTGCAACTCCCCCTTTCTCGTTGAAAAGTACGCACGGAATGAAGGAAGCTACAAGGCCTGCCCCAACAAGGAATGCGGTTATCGGGACAAGAATGAATAG
- a CDS encoding shikimate kinase translates to MLPNDRNIILIGYRGTGKTSVGRELARRLNRPFHDTDVLVEAREGRSIRDMVDQEGWAFFREREKAALRSLETIHRCVVATGGGAVLDPENAGVLKAMGWIVLLTAEEGILVRRMRNDPASHGQRPSFSAKDTAELSEQDAIRETTEILTQRMPIYRRLADLVIDTSSATLEEIVEEILCRFSLNGSKEAAASDGSGSRGG, encoded by the coding sequence ATGCTTCCAAATGACCGGAACATCATCCTCATCGGATATCGCGGAACGGGAAAGACTTCTGTCGGCCGGGAACTGGCCCGACGGCTGAACCGCCCCTTTCATGATACCGATGTCCTCGTCGAAGCCCGCGAGGGCCGGTCCATTCGGGACATGGTGGATCAGGAGGGATGGGCCTTTTTCCGGGAAAGGGAAAAGGCGGCCCTTCGTTCCCTGGAGACGATCCACCGCTGTGTCGTGGCCACCGGGGGCGGAGCCGTCCTGGATCCGGAAAATGCCGGGGTGCTGAAAGCGATGGGCTGGATCGTCTTGCTGACCGCCGAGGAAGGGATCCTTGTCCGACGGATGAGGAATGACCCGGCAAGTCACGGGCAGAGGCCGTCTTTTTCGGCAAAGGATACCGCGGAACTTTCAGAACAGGACGCAATCAGGGAAACAACGGAGATTTTGACGCAGCGCATGCCGATCTATCGACGCCTGGCCGATCTGGTTATCGACACTTCTTCGGCAACTCTGGAGGAGATTGTCGAGGAGATCCTTTGCCGTTTCTCTCTGAATGGTTCAAAAGAAGCTGCCGCTTCGGATGGATCGGGGTCTCGAGGGGGGTAA
- a CDS encoding lytic transglycosylase domain-containing protein, with protein MSTPYSIISNREENRILPGDFRKKAESLNRSDSDSGSKFSELLQDAVNSSSSCPLPSEDSALPDKTQIEFMLKRIELRMNSQLLRMMSGETEKDSTAEIFDGMYGLFSAYASKRTVDQEESMPSPKDEVPDTSSSGGNYDDLIQKASQTYGVDAQLIKSVIKVESNFKASSTSPKGAMGLMQLMPATAKDLGVKNSYNPEENIMAGTRYLKGLLNRYHGNVNLALAAYNWGMGNVEKNPEKMPVETRNYVSRVTAHYSKATEV; from the coding sequence ATGTCGACACCATATTCCATAATAAGTAACCGTGAAGAGAATCGAATCCTTCCCGGTGATTTTCGAAAAAAAGCTGAGAGCTTGAATCGGAGTGATTCCGATTCCGGTTCCAAGTTTAGTGAATTGCTTCAGGACGCTGTAAATTCTTCATCAAGTTGTCCACTGCCTTCAGAAGATTCAGCATTACCGGATAAAACACAAATTGAATTCATGCTGAAGCGGATCGAACTTAGAATGAACAGCCAGTTACTGAGGATGATGTCAGGGGAAACGGAGAAAGATAGTACCGCAGAAATCTTTGACGGGATGTATGGCCTGTTTTCCGCCTATGCTTCAAAAAGAACCGTAGATCAAGAAGAGTCAATGCCTTCTCCCAAGGACGAAGTGCCTGACACCTCTTCTTCAGGTGGGAATTACGATGATCTGATCCAAAAGGCATCTCAAACGTATGGTGTGGATGCTCAATTGATTAAAAGCGTCATCAAAGTGGAAAGTAATTTCAAGGCGAGCAGCACCTCACCCAAAGGCGCCATGGGGTTAATGCAGTTAATGCCGGCCACGGCAAAGGATCTGGGAGTCAAAAATTCCTATAATCCGGAAGAAAACATTATGGCCGGCACGCGATACCTTAAGGGACTGCTGAACCGTTACCATGGAAACGTGAACCTCGCCCTGGCCGCCTATAATTGGGGAATGGGCAATGTGGAGAAAAATCCTGAGAAAATGCCCGTGGAGACAAGAAATTATGTTTCCAGAGTTACGGCACACTATTCCAAAGCAACAGAGGTGTAA
- the aroA gene encoding 3-phosphoshikimate 1-carboxyvinyltransferase — translation MSSDGRSIRRVTLEVPGSKSITQRALIAAALAKGESRLQNALLAEDTHYLMKALELLGAKISIEEKEIRIAGTGGWIQAPVEKIFLGNNGTALRFLTTLVCLGEGIFLLDGTPRLRERPVLPLLQVLRCMGVTIETPENSGCPPLMIKARGLPGGRTVFTDLDSSQYVSSLLLSSPYAARDVKIRLAGRTVSEPYINMTLQVMEQFGVAVERQKDNIFFVPAGQSYTARSFVIEGDYSSASYFFLAAALGLARVCVPNLTGESVQGDARFLRIIEDLGCTVTWRDGGVEVAGGKLNPGDVELAMGDIPDMVPSLAVLAVFRSGRTVITGASHLRIKESNRLAALAAELGRIGIAARETADGLIIDGGDPHGGDIESYDDHRIAMSFAIAGLAIPGIRIADRGCVRKSFPGFWEELKKLEPGTR, via the coding sequence ATGAGTTCTGATGGCCGATCCATCCGAAGGGTGACCCTTGAGGTCCCAGGTTCGAAGAGCATCACACAGCGGGCTTTAATCGCTGCCGCCCTGGCGAAAGGGGAATCACGGTTGCAGAATGCCCTGCTCGCGGAAGATACCCATTATCTCATGAAGGCCCTGGAACTTCTCGGCGCAAAAATTTCCATCGAGGAAAAGGAAATCCGGATTGCGGGAACGGGAGGCTGGATTCAAGCACCCGTGGAGAAGATTTTCCTGGGAAACAACGGAACGGCACTGCGTTTTCTGACGACTCTGGTTTGTCTGGGAGAAGGAATCTTTCTCCTGGATGGCACTCCCCGCCTTCGCGAGCGGCCTGTTTTACCGCTGCTGCAGGTTCTGCGCTGCATGGGGGTAACGATCGAAACTCCCGAAAATTCAGGATGTCCCCCCCTTATGATCAAAGCACGCGGGCTTCCCGGAGGGCGCACCGTTTTCACGGATCTGGACAGCAGCCAGTATGTTTCCTCCCTGCTTCTCAGCAGTCCATACGCGGCTCGCGATGTGAAGATTCGACTTGCCGGTCGCACCGTTTCCGAACCTTATATCAACATGACGCTCCAGGTGATGGAGCAGTTCGGGGTTGCTGTTGAAAGGCAGAAGGACAACATTTTTTTTGTCCCGGCCGGTCAATCCTATACGGCACGCTCCTTTGTGATCGAGGGGGATTATTCCAGCGCTTCCTACTTCTTTCTGGCGGCAGCCCTGGGGCTGGCGCGAGTCTGCGTGCCGAATCTTACGGGAGAGAGCGTACAGGGAGATGCACGTTTTTTAAGGATTATAGAGGACCTGGGATGTACGGTGACCTGGAGAGATGGGGGTGTTGAAGTAGCGGGGGGAAAACTGAATCCCGGAGACGTGGAACTCGCCATGGGGGATATCCCCGATATGGTCCCGTCGCTGGCGGTCCTGGCGGTATTCCGCTCGGGACGCACCGTTATCACGGGGGCGTCCCATCTGCGCATCAAGGAAAGCAACCGTCTGGCAGCCCTTGCAGCTGAACTGGGGCGAATCGGTATTGCCGCCCGGGAAACAGCGGATGGTTTGATCATCGATGGCGGCGACCCCCATGGAGGGGATATCGAAAGCTATGACGACCATCGGATTGCCATGAGTTTTGCCATCGCCGGTCTGGCGATTCCGGGGATAAGGATTGCGGACCGGGGATGCGTCAGGAAATCCTTTCCCGGATTCTGGGAAGAGTTGAAGAAACTGGAGCCAGGCACACGATAG
- a CDS encoding HD domain-containing phosphohydrolase — protein sequence MDQKRILVVDDYPQIRNLIREALESEGNYEVTEAENGMEALKLLKKRTYDIVISDVMMPIMGGLDLLESIKEVQPTVVTIMMTAYPEVETSVSAMKKGAVDFIRKPFNLDELLFKVNLSLRKRQALSEEELAKNVKNLRLQDECEDLSLRNYIYDAIENSFGDNDYIFKDVVELALKVVGGRDCELLLYDAEGRQFVPHIIKGIDSETYCVKILPQIKPMLEKVAHSHESVIINSAELPEIFPSVICAPLMIRNQVFGVLTVRKKECGIQFSKKELDYIQTLTRRASLNVENKVLYESLYRNLIDTFKSLVASIQVRDSYTEEHSYRVMEKVINMAKNMGCSTEEIESVRIAGMLHDIGKIAIPDRILLKPDKLTDYEYKVIKSHPGIGENILKSVMLLDREREIILHHHERYDGKGYPSGLSGDDIPFLSRILAIADSFDAMTTNRPYRNSMSINSAIRELRKNGNTQFDSHLVECFLQSI from the coding sequence ATGGATCAAAAAAGAATCCTGGTTGTTGATGATTATCCACAAATTAGAAATCTTATTCGAGAAGCCCTGGAGAGTGAGGGAAATTATGAGGTAACTGAAGCTGAAAACGGGATGGAGGCTTTAAAACTCCTGAAAAAAAGGACTTATGATATCGTGATCAGTGATGTAATGATGCCGATCATGGGCGGGCTTGATTTATTGGAAAGCATCAAAGAAGTTCAGCCTACTGTCGTCACCATCATGATGACCGCGTACCCGGAAGTTGAAACCTCTGTTTCCGCAATGAAAAAAGGTGCAGTTGATTTCATTCGAAAACCTTTCAATCTCGACGAACTGCTCTTTAAGGTCAATTTATCCTTGAGAAAAAGGCAGGCTTTGTCCGAAGAGGAATTGGCGAAGAATGTAAAAAACCTTCGCTTGCAGGATGAGTGTGAGGATTTATCCCTTCGAAATTACATTTATGATGCCATTGAAAACTCTTTTGGCGATAATGATTATATCTTTAAAGATGTTGTTGAACTGGCCTTGAAAGTTGTTGGGGGGCGGGATTGCGAACTGCTGCTTTATGATGCGGAGGGACGTCAATTTGTACCGCATATCATCAAGGGGATAGATTCTGAGACGTATTGTGTAAAGATCCTTCCGCAGATTAAACCCATGCTGGAGAAAGTGGCCCATAGCCATGAGTCCGTTATTATCAACTCGGCTGAACTCCCTGAGATATTTCCCTCTGTGATATGTGCGCCGTTAATGATCCGGAACCAGGTTTTCGGCGTATTGACGGTTCGGAAAAAAGAATGCGGCATCCAGTTCTCAAAGAAAGAACTGGATTATATCCAGACTCTGACCAGGCGGGCATCCCTGAATGTTGAAAACAAGGTTTTATACGAAAGCCTTTATCGCAATCTGATTGATACGTTTAAATCCCTTGTTGCATCGATTCAGGTCCGTGACTCTTATACAGAGGAACACTCCTATCGAGTCATGGAGAAAGTCATCAACATGGCGAAAAACATGGGGTGTTCGACGGAGGAGATTGAAAGTGTCCGAATCGCCGGCATGTTGCATGATATAGGCAAGATTGCCATACCGGATAGAATATTGCTCAAGCCGGACAAACTCACTGATTATGAATATAAGGTCATCAAAAGTCACCCCGGGATTGGCGAAAATATCCTGAAATCGGTCATGCTTCTGGACAGGGAACGGGAAATCATCCTGCACCATCACGAACGTTACGATGGGAAAGGATATCCCAGCGGGCTTTCCGGGGACGATATCCCCTTCTTATCCAGGATACTGGCCATTGCCGATTCATTTGATGCAATGACCACCAACCGCCCTTATCGAAATTCAATGTCTATAAATTCTGCAATCCGTGAGCTCCGGAAAAACGGGAATACACAATTCGATTCTCACCTTGTTGAATGCTTTTTGCAAAGCATCTAA